One Sporomusaceae bacterium ACPt DNA window includes the following coding sequences:
- the apxIB gene encoding Toxin RTX-I translocation ATP-binding protein: MANETSTASPDSGLLCLVAAARLLGIPAEYNQLKRAFLVGTGYSDTITLLRAAKEIGLKAKKTSTTATKLSRLALPAMAILINGQFALIVKADAERVLVYDPFKERPITVTHDVFAGAWTGEVILLARRFSLASLEREFNFRWFIPSIVKFKRFFGEVLLTSFFLQTFGLIAPLFTQVIIDKVLVHKGVSTLDILVVGLLFINLFEGVLGVLRSYLFSHTTNRVDVILGAKLFNHLLGLPLQYFEVRRVGDTVARVRELENIRQFLTGSTLTVVLDLFFAVIFIAAMFFYSAKLTLITLASLPIFILLSVIVTPILKERLNQKFACGAEVQSYLVESITGIHTVKSLAIEPQLNHKWEGILANYVKASFKTNLLGNIAGNIAQFIQKIATLAILWFGAHLVMEGSLTVGQLIAFQMLSGRVTDPVLRIANLWQDFQQVRLSIERLGDVLNCPREPVFNPSRTMLPALKGRVEIQDLSFRYRNDGPLILDGISLGVQPGTTVGIVGRSGSGKSTLTKLIQRLYLPERGRILVDGVDLSQAEPAWLRRQIGVVLQENFLFNGSIRDNIAAVEPGAPMEKVIQAAKLAGAHEFILELPDGYDTSVGERGTALSGGQRQRIAIARALLSNPRILIFDEATSALDYQSERIIQDNLQQICKGRTVFIIAHRLSTVRNADMVVVVEKGRIIEQGSHQQLMAQKGAYYSLHMQQEGNEVCA; the protein is encoded by the coding sequence ATGGCTAACGAAACAAGTACAGCTTCCCCCGATAGTGGTTTACTATGTTTAGTAGCAGCCGCAAGATTGCTAGGAATACCCGCAGAATATAATCAACTAAAACGTGCTTTTCTTGTAGGAACCGGATATTCCGACACGATCACACTTTTACGTGCGGCAAAAGAGATTGGTCTCAAAGCAAAGAAGACGAGTACCACTGCTACTAAGCTCTCTCGGTTGGCCCTTCCGGCTATGGCTATACTTATCAATGGCCAGTTTGCATTGATTGTAAAGGCAGATGCTGAGCGGGTTTTGGTATATGATCCTTTTAAAGAACGTCCCATAACAGTAACGCATGATGTATTTGCTGGGGCTTGGACGGGCGAAGTTATTCTATTAGCTCGTCGATTTAGCTTAGCTAGTCTCGAACGGGAGTTTAACTTTCGGTGGTTTATACCGTCTATAGTAAAGTTTAAACGTTTTTTCGGCGAGGTTTTACTAACGTCATTTTTCCTGCAGACTTTTGGCCTTATTGCTCCGTTATTTACACAGGTAATTATTGATAAAGTGTTAGTTCATAAAGGTGTTTCAACATTAGACATTCTCGTTGTAGGTCTTTTATTTATTAACTTATTTGAAGGTGTCTTAGGCGTTTTACGGTCTTATCTTTTTTCTCATACCACTAATCGAGTTGACGTAATCCTTGGGGCAAAACTATTTAATCACCTTTTGGGTCTACCCTTGCAGTACTTTGAAGTTCGGCGCGTTGGTGATACGGTAGCGCGTGTTAGAGAACTAGAAAATATTAGACAATTCCTGACTGGCTCAACACTAACGGTCGTGTTAGATTTGTTCTTTGCCGTTATCTTTATTGCGGCGATGTTTTTTTACAGCGCGAAACTGACGCTTATTACACTCGCTTCCTTACCTATCTTTATACTATTATCAGTTATAGTTACGCCGATTTTAAAAGAGCGTTTAAATCAGAAATTTGCCTGCGGTGCTGAAGTACAATCCTATCTGGTAGAGTCGATAACTGGGATACATACCGTAAAAAGCTTAGCCATTGAACCGCAGCTTAACCATAAATGGGAAGGAATATTAGCAAATTACGTTAAGGCGTCTTTTAAAACAAACCTCCTTGGTAACATTGCAGGAAACATTGCCCAATTTATTCAAAAGATTGCTACGCTGGCTATATTATGGTTTGGTGCCCATTTAGTAATGGAGGGGAGCCTGACAGTAGGACAGCTCATTGCGTTTCAAATGCTTTCTGGCCGAGTTACCGATCCTGTTTTACGCATTGCAAATTTGTGGCAGGACTTTCAGCAAGTTAGGCTGTCTATTGAGAGATTGGGGGATGTATTAAACTGCCCTCGTGAACCGGTGTTTAATCCATCTCGTACTATGTTGCCAGCCCTGAAAGGTCGAGTTGAAATTCAAGATTTGTCCTTTAGGTATAGGAATGATGGGCCTCTCATTCTTGACGGCATTAGCTTAGGAGTGCAGCCGGGAACAACGGTGGGAATAGTAGGTCGCTCTGGATCTGGTAAAAGTACGCTTACTAAACTCATACAACGCTTATATTTACCAGAACGTGGTAGAATTCTCGTTGATGGCGTTGATTTGTCACAAGCCGAGCCAGCATGGCTTCGCCGACAAATTGGAGTAGTTTTACAGGAAAACTTTTTGTTTAATGGTTCCATTAGGGACAATATCGCAGCAGTAGAGCCTGGGGCACCTATGGAAAAAGTAATTCAAGCGGCAAAGTTAGCAGGCGCGCATGAATTTATCTTAGAATTACCTGATGGTTATGATACAAGTGTGGGCGAAAGGGGGACGGCCCTTTCCGGTGGGCAGCGGCAGCGGATTGCCATCGCTAGAGCACTGCTCAGTAATCCTCGCATTCTAATTTTTGATGAAGCTACGAGTGCGCTAGACTACCAGTCGGAAAGAATTATTCAAGATAATTTACAGCAAATTTGTAAGGGGCGGACAGTCTTTATTATCGCTCACAGATTGTCCACGGTACGTAATGCAGACATGGTAGTTGTTGTTGAGAAGGGACGCATTATAGAGCAAGGCAGCCACCAGCAGTTAATGGCCCAAAAAGGCGCATATTACAGTCTACACATGCAGCAGGAGGGTAATGAAGTATGCGCCTAG
- the hlyD gene encoding Hemolysin secretion protein D, chromosomal — translation MRLGLGKNKSNELTRDEMEFLPAALEIVEKPPSPIGRATAWAIIMLFSVALIWACVGEVDEVAVATGKVIPSGYTKAIQAFDTGVVKAIHVKDGSKVKAGDILIELDTTMTAADLARQSKELAYLKLETTRLTAEQMGVPFVVNNNENYDPQDVMYQQQLFNSRVAEYNAKVSTAQQAVNQAKAALDAYEATRNKLAQQLEIAVDKEAKMKELADSGAAAQFQYLEYRERRITIQQDLAAQVGEIAKANHALLQSMEALNSIVKERERDIMSNLVNSRRQLQAVEEDLRKAKEKNRLSTIVSPIDGKVQQLAIHTLGGVVTPAQSLMLIVPEGEQMEIEAWVANKDIGFIYDGQDAEIKVETFNFQKYGTLNAKLVEISSDAVEDKEKGLVYRALLRTDMDYFQLANNRTVYLSPGMAVTAEIKTRKKKIIEYFLDPFIKYRSEGLRER, via the coding sequence ATGCGCCTAGGATTAGGAAAAAATAAATCTAATGAACTTACCAGAGATGAAATGGAATTTCTTCCTGCTGCACTTGAGATTGTAGAAAAGCCGCCTTCTCCTATTGGCAGGGCTACGGCATGGGCCATTATTATGTTGTTTTCAGTTGCTTTAATCTGGGCATGTGTTGGTGAAGTAGATGAAGTAGCCGTAGCTACAGGTAAAGTCATTCCATCAGGATACACCAAGGCTATACAAGCATTTGACACAGGAGTAGTCAAAGCGATTCATGTGAAAGATGGGAGCAAGGTTAAAGCCGGTGATATTTTAATTGAACTTGATACAACGATGACTGCAGCTGACCTTGCCCGCCAGTCAAAGGAATTAGCATACTTAAAACTAGAAACTACGCGGTTAACAGCAGAGCAGATGGGAGTACCATTTGTAGTAAACAATAACGAAAACTATGATCCGCAAGATGTTATGTATCAGCAGCAACTGTTTAATAGTCGTGTTGCTGAATATAACGCAAAAGTATCGACTGCTCAACAAGCGGTAAACCAAGCGAAAGCAGCACTGGATGCCTATGAAGCAACAAGAAACAAACTCGCGCAGCAATTAGAAATAGCGGTAGATAAAGAAGCAAAAATGAAAGAACTTGCAGACAGCGGTGCTGCAGCTCAATTTCAGTATCTAGAATATCGTGAGAGGCGCATCACGATTCAACAAGACCTCGCAGCCCAAGTTGGCGAAATTGCTAAAGCCAATCACGCTCTTCTTCAAAGCATGGAAGCGCTTAACAGCATAGTAAAAGAGCGTGAGCGAGACATTATGAGTAACTTGGTAAATAGTAGGAGACAGCTTCAAGCTGTTGAAGAGGATTTACGCAAGGCCAAAGAGAAAAATCGCTTAAGTACTATTGTTTCTCCAATTGATGGTAAGGTACAGCAATTAGCCATTCATACGCTTGGTGGCGTTGTTACGCCCGCACAATCCTTAATGCTGATAGTCCCAGAGGGGGAGCAGATGGAGATTGAGGCGTGGGTCGCTAATAAGGATATTGGCTTTATCTATGATGGACAAGATGCCGAAATTAAGGTAGAAACGTTCAACTTTCAAAAATACGGCACATTAAATGCGAAGTTGGTTGAAATCAGTTCTGATGCAGTAGAAGATAAGGAAAAAGGACTAGTTTACCGAGCTTTGCTTCGAACCGATATGGATTACTTTCAACTTGCGAATAATAGGACCGTATATTTAAGTCCAGGTATGGCCGTTACGGCGGAGATTAAAACAAGGAAAAAGAAAATTATTGAATATTTCCTTGATCCCTTTATTAAGTACCGTAGTGAGGGGTTAAGGGAGAGATAA
- a CDS encoding IS66 family transposase ISSwo2: MTPEERHELRQKEAKPIIEEFYKWIEACWADTLPQSLLGKALTYAQNQKKYLTAYLADGRIEISNNRAERSIKPFVIGRKNWLFCNTPGGARSSAAVYSLIQTAAENGLNPQAYLEYAFRQIQLQDTLCIEKLLPWAEEIPVSCKMPNKKA, translated from the coding sequence ATGACGCCGGAAGAACGGCATGAACTAAGGCAAAAAGAAGCTAAACCAATTATCGAAGAGTTTTATAAATGGATAGAAGCTTGTTGGGCTGATACCTTGCCGCAAAGTCTACTGGGCAAGGCGCTTACCTATGCCCAAAATCAGAAAAAGTATCTGACAGCCTATTTGGCCGATGGCCGCATCGAAATATCGAATAATCGTGCGGAGCGATCTATCAAGCCTTTTGTGATTGGACGAAAAAACTGGCTGTTTTGCAATACGCCTGGTGGCGCAAGATCGTCCGCCGCTGTTTACAGCCTGATTCAGACGGCTGCAGAAAATGGATTAAATCCGCAAGCTTATCTGGAATATGCCTTTAGGCAAATCCAACTGCAGGATACGCTCTGTATTGAAAAACTACTTCCGTGGGCTGAAGAAATTCCTGTAAGCTGTAAAATGCCTAATAAAAAAGCATAA
- a CDS encoding IS66 family transposase ISSwo2 — MEPLLAALKKELLSRDLLHADETTLEVLCEPGRPAQTDSYMWLYRTSGDTDHPVVLYDYQEGRSGQFAKAYLAGFSGYLQTDGWHGYHKVEEAGVTLCGCWAHVRRKFNEALVGPAAKQPDSKEAIGLAYCNKLFDVEKRPST, encoded by the coding sequence TTGGAGCCTTTGTTAGCAGCCCTAAAAAAAGAGTTGCTTTCAAGGGATCTGTTGCACGCCGATGAAACTACTCTGGAAGTGTTGTGTGAACCCGGCAGACCGGCACAGACAGATTCCTATATGTGGTTATATCGAACGTCCGGGGATACGGATCATCCGGTTGTGCTCTATGACTACCAGGAAGGGCGCAGCGGGCAATTTGCCAAGGCGTACCTTGCAGGGTTTTCCGGCTATCTTCAGACCGATGGTTGGCATGGCTATCACAAGGTAGAAGAAGCCGGTGTAACCTTGTGCGGCTGTTGGGCACATGTTCGGAGAAAATTCAATGAAGCCTTGGTCGGCCCTGCGGCTAAACAGCCGGATAGTAAAGAAGCGATAGGTCTTGCCTATTGCAATAAGCTTTTCGACGTTGAAAAAAGGCCGAGCACATGA
- a CDS encoding IS66 family transposase ISSwo2 has protein sequence MQTQAQLEEENAELKKRVQELEALNKWYMEQLKLLRQKKFGASSEKSKRDDQEQLNLFNEAEAERQPIAVEPDVETISYQRKKGKRGENIKDLPVEVIEYTLPEGEQTCPACGEELHVMSKEVRKELTIVPAKVKVIEHVNYVYGCRNCEKNNIETPIITANAPKALLPKSMVSAELMAYIMSQKFVNAMPLYRQEQEFKRLGVTLSRQNLVQLGY, from the coding sequence TTGCAAACACAGGCACAGCTTGAAGAAGAAAATGCGGAATTAAAGAAACGCGTTCAGGAATTGGAAGCGCTCAACAAGTGGTATATGGAGCAGTTGAAGCTGCTTCGCCAAAAAAAGTTTGGCGCTTCTTCGGAAAAAAGTAAACGCGATGACCAGGAACAGTTAAACCTCTTCAATGAGGCGGAAGCTGAGCGCCAACCGATTGCTGTGGAGCCAGACGTGGAAACCATCAGTTATCAGCGCAAAAAGGGTAAACGCGGAGAAAACATAAAGGACTTGCCGGTAGAAGTGATTGAATATACTCTGCCAGAAGGTGAACAGACCTGCCCTGCTTGCGGTGAAGAGCTGCATGTTATGAGCAAGGAAGTACGTAAGGAATTGACGATTGTTCCGGCAAAGGTCAAGGTTATCGAGCACGTAAACTATGTATACGGTTGCCGAAATTGCGAGAAAAACAATATAGAGACGCCGATCATCACGGCTAACGCGCCGAAAGCGTTGCTGCCTAAGAGCATGGTATCCGCCGAGCTTATGGCCTATATCATGAGCCAAAAATTCGTCAATGCTATGCCGCTGTATCGGCAGGAGCAGGAATTTAAGCGGCTTGGCGTAACGCTTTCCCGCCAAAACCTTGTCCAACTGGGTTATTAA
- the fic gene encoding Protein adenylyltransferase SoFic, with protein sequence MSNLEKYLNDDYDAVDPLVKLAVIHYQSESIHPFYDGNGRTGRIINVLYLVLKELLDSPILYLSKYIIRNKTAYYRLLQEVRTKDGWEAWVLFILDGIEQTAEETLLLVKRINAVVDKTAEDMKEALPRVYSKELVELLFYEFYTKTTYIETGLSVSRKTAASYLASLEDAGFLTSQKIGKERIYLNKRLFEVVQEAGN encoded by the coding sequence ATGTCCAATCTGGAAAAGTACCTGAATGACGACTATGATGCGGTTGATCCACTGGTGAAACTGGCCGTAATTCATTATCAGTCTGAGTCTATACATCCTTTTTACGACGGTAATGGGCGAACTGGGAGAATCATTAATGTCTTATATCTGGTTCTCAAGGAACTGCTGGATAGCCCCATTTTGTATCTTAGTAAATATATCATACGAAACAAAACCGCATATTATCGGCTGCTGCAAGAAGTTAGAACCAAGGACGGTTGGGAGGCTTGGGTTCTCTTTATACTGGACGGCATTGAACAGACGGCTGAAGAAACGCTGTTGCTGGTCAAAAGAATTAATGCAGTTGTGGACAAGACTGCGGAAGACATGAAGGAAGCTTTGCCACGAGTATATTCCAAAGAGCTGGTGGAATTGCTGTTTTATGAGTTTTATACCAAAACAACTTATATTGAAACCGGTCTCAGCGTTTCCCGGAAAACGGCAGCCAGCTATTTGGCATCCCTTGAAGATGCGGGCTTTCTTACATCGCAAAAAATCGGCAAAGAGCGTATTTATCTTAATAAACGCTTGTTTGAGGTTGTACAGGAAGCAGGAAATTGA